The Martelella sp. AD-3 genome includes a region encoding these proteins:
- a CDS encoding glycoside hydrolase family 105 protein, whose translation MLSTNQLKHKIELLVAGLKSLRDEGKFNEPNLDGTAGDYVSFNAWEWPQGVGLYGLAQMWLKTGDADVKTLLEDWYSAHIEKGLPPQNVNTTAPLLALSLLWRETRDPRWEAPMRDWADRILTEMPRTRCGGFQHNVSDKINDDELWDDTLFMVALFLASYGEGAGRRDLVSEAAFQFLVHTHYLAEPETGLWFHGWTFDGNHNFARARWARGNSWISAGVLDLLELAELDDATKRYLTEVVKAQLETLIGYQAANGAWHTLVDDPTSYEEISATAAIGYALLKGARLGIGPESWREAGLKALAVTLDNIGEDGIVDNVSYGTRMGHDLQFYKDIPIQPTGYGQSMALLLLVEALNIAKAEEE comes from the coding sequence GTGCTTTCCACAAATCAATTGAAACACAAGATCGAGCTGCTGGTCGCTGGCCTGAAGTCGCTGCGCGACGAAGGCAAGTTCAACGAACCGAATCTCGACGGGACTGCCGGCGACTATGTCAGCTTCAACGCCTGGGAATGGCCGCAGGGCGTCGGCCTCTACGGTCTCGCCCAGATGTGGCTGAAGACGGGCGATGCCGATGTGAAGACCCTGCTCGAGGACTGGTATTCCGCCCATATCGAAAAGGGCCTGCCGCCGCAAAACGTCAACACCACCGCGCCGCTTCTCGCTCTGTCCCTGCTGTGGCGCGAAACCCGCGATCCGCGATGGGAAGCCCCAATGAGGGACTGGGCCGACAGGATCCTGACCGAAATGCCGCGCACGCGCTGCGGCGGCTTCCAGCACAATGTGTCCGACAAGATCAATGACGACGAATTGTGGGACGACACGCTGTTCATGGTGGCGCTGTTCCTGGCAAGCTATGGCGAGGGCGCGGGGCGCCGCGACCTGGTGAGCGAGGCCGCCTTCCAGTTTCTGGTGCACACGCATTATCTGGCGGAGCCGGAAACCGGGCTCTGGTTCCACGGCTGGACCTTTGACGGCAACCACAATTTCGCCCGCGCCCGCTGGGCGCGCGGCAATTCCTGGATTTCCGCCGGCGTTCTCGACCTTCTCGAACTTGCCGAACTCGATGACGCCACCAAGCGCTACCTGACGGAAGTGGTGAAGGCCCAGCTTGAAACGCTGATCGGTTATCAGGCGGCAAACGGCGCATGGCACACGCTGGTCGACGATCCGACGTCGTATGAGGAAATCTCGGCCACCGCCGCCATCGGCTACGCGCTTCTGAAAGGCGCGCGGCTCGGAATCGGTCCGGAAAGCTGGCGCGAGGCGGGCCTCAAGGCGCTTGCCGTCACGCTCGACAATATCGGCGAGGACGGCATTGTCGACAATGTGTCCTATGGCACCCGCATGGGCCACGATCTCCAGTTTTACAAGGACATCCCGATCCAGCCGACCGGCTACGGCCAGTCCATGGCCCTGCTGCTGCTGGTCGAAGCCCTCAACATTGCCAAAGCGGAGGAAGAATGA
- a CDS encoding LacI family DNA-binding transcriptional regulator, which translates to MMQMKKESRRLRLSDLARYCGVSPSTASRALSGTPGVRPELREKILQAAKSQNYHVPMSIAGMKVIVAASASAMLDYQRNQFTAFVLEGMRERAEVLGLSLSTKAISNADDERRMLDEAAGDPEIAGVLMLTIDEDEMLVPARAFQKPVLLVNGDDPLMRLSSIAPHNRAAAALATRYLKSLGHSRILFLARPGRRTILRRLEGWRDEIETIEGVHWRDLVVDATDWTPEAAIEAMRRHVGEKGKAFTAVLAAGDSLAAGAIFGLGELGLSVPDDVSVMGIDGLPQSDFLDPPLTTVQIPMREMGAAALDMMRDLLDNEPFLPRRTELSCGLVERGSTARAKGGKG; encoded by the coding sequence GCTTCGGCTGAGCGATCTGGCGCGTTATTGCGGCGTCTCGCCGTCCACCGCGTCGCGGGCGTTGTCGGGAACGCCGGGGGTTCGGCCGGAACTGAGGGAGAAGATCCTTCAGGCGGCCAAGTCCCAGAATTATCACGTTCCCATGTCGATCGCAGGCATGAAAGTCATCGTCGCGGCCAGCGCCAGCGCCATGCTCGACTACCAGCGCAACCAGTTCACTGCATTTGTGCTGGAGGGCATGCGCGAACGCGCCGAGGTTCTCGGCCTGTCTTTGTCGACGAAGGCGATTTCGAACGCGGACGACGAGCGCCGCATGCTGGACGAGGCTGCCGGCGATCCCGAGATTGCGGGCGTGCTGATGCTGACCATCGATGAGGACGAGATGCTGGTGCCGGCGCGCGCCTTTCAGAAGCCCGTGCTGCTGGTCAATGGCGATGATCCGCTGATGCGGCTGTCGAGCATCGCGCCGCACAATCGCGCGGCCGCAGCCCTTGCCACGCGCTACCTGAAATCGCTCGGTCATTCCCGCATCCTGTTTCTCGCCCGCCCCGGCCGGCGCACCATCCTGCGACGCCTCGAAGGCTGGCGCGACGAAATCGAGACGATCGAGGGCGTCCACTGGCGCGATCTCGTGGTCGATGCGACCGATTGGACACCGGAGGCCGCGATCGAGGCGATGCGCCGCCATGTCGGGGAAAAGGGCAAAGCGTTCACGGCCGTTCTCGCTGCCGGCGACAGCTTGGCGGCCGGCGCCATTTTCGGTCTGGGCGAACTCGGCCTGTCGGTTCCCGACGATGTTTCTGTGATGGGGATAGACGGCCTGCCGCAAAGCGACTTCCTCGACCCGCCGCTGACCACGGTTCAGATTCCGATGCGCGAGATGGGGGCGGCGGCGCTGGACATGATGCGCGACCTTCTCGACAACGAGCCATTTCTGCCGCGACGGACGGAACTGTCGTGCGGGCTTGTCGAGCGCGGGTCGACGGCGCGTGCGAAGGGTGGCAAGGGCTGA
- the kduI gene encoding 5-dehydro-4-deoxy-D-glucuronate isomerase, giving the protein MFEDTRYSVSPKDVSTYSNERLREEFLLDNLFVADRLQMVYTHVDRMIIGGFLAVDGQAEIADGAAVGTPGFFDAREMGIVNLGGTGTVTVDGTVYTVEHRDIVYVGRDTKSVRLASENSSAPAAFYMNSVPAGYAVPSALIRKADSKPVTMGDEAHANKRTLRMYIHPEVSPSCLLLMGITEPAPGSIWNTEPPHVHERRMEAYVYFNMAPEDRVMHFMGEPKQVRNIVVADRQGILSPAWSIHMGAGTGPYCFVWGMTGENKAYNNVTPVAVKDLL; this is encoded by the coding sequence ATGTTTGAAGACACACGCTATTCGGTCTCCCCCAAAGACGTCAGCACCTACAGCAATGAGCGTCTGCGCGAGGAATTCCTGCTCGATAACCTGTTTGTCGCCGACAGGCTGCAGATGGTCTACACCCATGTCGACCGTATGATCATCGGCGGCTTTCTGGCGGTCGACGGGCAAGCCGAAATCGCCGACGGCGCCGCGGTCGGCACGCCCGGCTTCTTCGATGCCCGCGAGATGGGCATCGTCAATCTCGGCGGCACGGGCACCGTGACGGTCGACGGCACGGTCTATACGGTCGAGCATCGCGATATCGTCTATGTCGGTCGCGATACGAAATCCGTACGGCTCGCCTCCGAAAACTCTTCCGCGCCTGCCGCCTTCTACATGAACTCGGTGCCCGCCGGCTATGCCGTGCCGTCGGCGCTCATCCGTAAGGCCGATTCCAAGCCCGTCACCATGGGCGACGAGGCGCATGCGAACAAGCGCACGCTGCGCATGTATATCCACCCGGAAGTCTCGCCGAGCTGCCTGCTGTTGATGGGCATCACCGAACCCGCGCCCGGCAGCATCTGGAACACCGAGCCGCCGCATGTGCACGAGCGGCGCATGGAAGCCTATGTCTATTTCAACATGGCGCCGGAAGACCGGGTCATGCATTTCATGGGCGAACCGAAACAGGTGCGCAACATCGTGGTCGCCGACCGGCAAGGCATTCTTTCGCCCGCCTGGTCGATCCATATGGGTGCCGGCACTGGACCCTATTGCTTCGTCTGGGGCATGACCGGTGAGAACAAAGCCTATAATAATGTGACGCCCGTTGCCGTGAAAGATCTTCTGTGA